The following DNA comes from Winogradskyella sp. PG-2.
ATAGAACACCTGTTAAATCTCAAGATGTTGATGTTCCTTTCAATAATAAAAGCCCAGAATTAAAGAATCCATTTGTAATCCCTGGTATTAGAAATGTAAAAATCGAATCTCAGCTGAATCCAAGTTACAGTTTTGAGAATTTCTTAGAAGGTGATTCTAATAGGTTAGCTAGAAATGCTGGTATTGCAGTAGCTAACAAACCTGGAGGCACTTCTTTTAATCCACTTTTAATCTTTGGAGGTGTTGGTTTAGGAAAAACTCATTTAGCGCATGCTATTGGTGTTGACATTAAAGATAAATATCCTGAAAAAACAGTTCTATATATCTCAGCCGAGAAATTTACGCAACAATATATTGATTCTGTTAAGAAAAATAATAGAAATGATTTTATTCACTTCTATCAAATTATAGATGTGTTAATTATAGATGATGTACAGTTCTTATCTGGCAAAACAGGTACACAAGATGTATTCTTCCATATTTTTAATCATTTACATCAAAATGGAAAGCAAGTTATTTTAACAAGTGACAAGGCTCCTGTTGATATGCAAGATATTGAACAACGCTTACTATCTCGTTTTAAATGGGGACTTTCAGCAGAATTGCAAACTCCAGATTTTGAAACTAGAGTTTCTATTCTTAAGAATAAGCTTTACAGGGATGGTGTTGAAATGCCAGAAGAGATTATCGAGTATGTTGCTAAGCATATTAAAACCAATGTTAGAGAACTAGAAGGTGCAATTATCTCATTAATTGCTCAGTCTTCTTTCAATAAAAAGGAAATCACAATAAACTTAGCTAAAGATATCGTTGAGAAGTTTGTTAAGAACACTAAGCGTGAAGTTTCTATCGATTATATTCAAAAAGTAGTTTCAGATTACTTTCAAATGGATGTTAACACACTTCAATCTAAAACGCGTAAACGTCATATTGTACAAGCACGTCAGTTGGCTATGTTCTTTGCAAAAAAATATACAAAAGCTTCATTAGCTAGTATTGGTTCTCAAATAGGACAACGTGACCATGCTACTGTCTTACATGCATGTAAGACAGTTGACAATTTATCTTCAACAGATAAGCAATTCAGAAAGTATGTTGAAGACTTATCTAAGAAGTTAGCACTTTAATTACATTTATTATGACTCGCATTTTAATGGTGTGTCTTGGTAATATTTGCCGTTCACCATTGGCTCATGGTATTTTACAATCTAAACTTAGTGATGATAGTTTTTATGTAGACTCTGCTGTTACAGCTGCATATCATATTGGTAATTCACCAGATAATCGCTCAATAAAAGTCGCTAAAACAAGAGGTATAAATATTAGTACACAGAGTGCAAGGCAATTTAAAGTTTTAGATTTTGATGCTTTTGATTATATCTATGCCATGGACAACTCTAACTATACAAATATTATTAGCCTAGCTAGAAATTCTGACGATATTGGTAAAGTAAAATTATTCCTAGAGATAAATTCTGATATTGCTAACAAAAATGTACCAGACCCATATTATGGTGAGCTAAGCGATTTTGAATATGTTTTCAATCTCGTAGATGAAACTTGTGATATTCTTGCTGATAAACTGAAAGGTTAAACAAGGGTTCTATTCTTAGACTCTTATCCTTTTTTTCGTAAATTAGTAGCAAACCATTTCAAATGCCTATTATGAAATCTTTATCTCTACTTACTCTCTCATTATTTTTTTGTTTTAATTTAAGCTATACTCAAGATTTAGAGTTAGAATTATTTTCTACGGGCCTAAATAATCCAGTTAATTTAAAGCATGCAGGTGACCAGCGCCTTTTTGCAGCTGAACAAAATGGTATAATTAAGATTATTAATTCAAATGGTTCTGTGGTAAGCGCACCTTTTTTAGATATAAGTGGACGCGTTGAAAGTGGAGGCAATGAAGAAGGACTCTTAGGACTAGCCTTTCATCCCGACTACGCTACAAATGGATACTTTTTTGTTAATTATATAAAGGATGTTGTTGGTGCTTTTGATAATGAAACCGTAATATCTAGGTTTACACGCAGTAACTCCAATCCGTCTCTGGGAGATCCAAATTCTGAGTTTGTTATACTTACATATACACAACCATATAGTAACCATAATGGTGGTGATTTAGCTTTTGGCGCAGATGGATATTTATATATTTCCTCAGGTGATGGTGGTAGTGGTGGTGATCCTGACGGAAATAGTCAAAACACAACTAATCTACTTGGTAATATTCTTAGAATTGATGTAAACAATACTACTGCAGCTCTTAATTATAGCATTCCATCTGACAATCCATTTGTAGGAAGTTCTACTATAAGACCTGAAATATGGGCATATGGCTTGAGAAATCCTTGGAAATTTTCTTTTGATCGACTAAATAATGATATTTGGATTGCAGATGTAGGACAAGGAAATTACGAAGAAATCAATAGAGCTTCTGGTTCTCTAGGAGGATTAAACTATGGCTGGAGATGCTATGAAGGTAACAGTATTTTTAATTCAAATAATTGTCCTAGTTCGAGCACGTTAACGTTTCCCGTTTCAGGATATAATCATTTTGGTGATGGTGAATTTAAATGCTCAATAACAGGTGGCTATGTATACAGAGGACCTACCTATACTCCTTTTACTGGTTCTTATTTCTTTGCAGATTATTGTAGTTCTGAAATTGGTTTTATTACTTATAATAGTACTCTCGATAATTGGGACATGACCTTAGAAGAGTTTACAGGAAACTGGTCAGCATTTGGTGAAGATGTTGATGGCGAAATTTATGTTTCTGATATTCAATCTGGGAATATTTATAAAATTACTGACGCTTTATTAAGTATTGATGAGAATAAAATTAACTCTATTCCCATCTATCCGAATCCAGTAAAAGACAGGTTAAATATTGATTTTAGCAATTATCACTCTGCTACTTCTACAGAAATTGTAATATACAGTATACATGGTAAAATTGTTAAATCAGTAAATCTTGATTCTGAAAACATACAAAAAATTGATACTTCTGAGCTAGCAAATGGTATCTACCTACTAAAAATTAATTCAAATAATGGAGACCAAAGCACTCATAAACTTGTAATAAATTAATGACAACCAATAAAGGAAAACTATACCTCATACCTACTCGATTAGGTGATAATCCACCATTAGAAGTTTTACCAATTTCTATAAAAAAAATTATTGAAGAGAATAATTATTACATTGTAGAAAACGAAAAAACTGCACGTCGATTTATAAAACGTGTGTCACCAAGCAAATCACAACCTTCACTAAAGCTTCAAGTATTAAATAAGTATACAACAGAAGAAGAACGTAATACGTATTTAAATATATGCTTAGAGGGAACTTCTGTGGGTCTACTATCTGAGGTAGGCTGTCCAGCAATTGCAGATCCTGGATCAGATATAGTAAGCTTAGCTCATCAAATGAATATTCAAGTTGTTCCACTTGTAGGTCCGTCTTCGATAATTTTAGCCTTAATGGCCTCTGGCATGAATGGACAAAGCTTTACATTTAACGGATATTTACCAATTGATAAAAGTGAACGAAAGTCTAAATTAAAATCCTTAGAACGTTTGTCATTAGAACATAATCAGGCTCAAATTTTTATAGAAACACCATATAGAAATATGAAAATGCTTGAAGATTTGGCAAATTCACTTCAACCCAATACAAGAGTATGTGTAGCATGTGACTTAACTCTACCAACAGAATATATAAAAACTAAAGCTGCAAAAGATTGGAGGCACAATAAAGAGGATCTGCATAAGAGACCCGCTATTTTTATTATACAAAAAGATTAAAGTGTAACCTTAGCTTTTTTATCAGGAATAAGCATCGAAGTATCGTAACCTGAAAACTTTTTCATGTAGTGCTTTACAGTAGATCCATAAGCATCTGCAAAGTTATTTCCACCATAACTGCGTAAATACTTTTTAACACTTCCAGGACCAGCTAAATGTGCTGCTGCTAAAATTCCAGACTCTGTAACTTCAACTCCACCTATCAATTTTCCTTCAAAACGCTTAATGTCTTTTCTAAGCACCCATTTATTACGTTCTGCATTAGCAATAAATGCTTTTTCTTGTAATTCTGGATTATATAAAAATTGATTTGGGTTATAAATTCCAATTATTTTTAAAGTTTCCGAGCCGAACTGATATTTTCCTAAATATCCTAAAGTATTTACTGTAAAATAATCCCCTCTAGATTCTTTAAAAGCTAAAGCTTCTTTAAAACCTTCAAATGATTTACCCAAGTAAGGTGTAAACATGTTCTGCTTTATAGGTTCTTCTTCAGAAACCATTGCTAACTCTTCAGAAATATTGTAATTAAGTTCTAATCCTTCTGTAGAATAGGCCTCAGGTATTAGAGATGAATCTGGATACAATGCTAATGCAATTAGTAAACAAATTGAAAATGGTAATATAA
Coding sequences within:
- the dnaA gene encoding chromosomal replication initiator protein DnaA, whose amino-acid sequence is MEITAQSVWSNCLAFIKDNIQSQAYKTWFEPIDAVKLSGNALSIQVPSKFFYEWLEEHYVKILKVSLTKELGEDAKLVYVIKMENTYGNKQPFTEKIPSSNRTPVKSQDVDVPFNNKSPELKNPFVIPGIRNVKIESQLNPSYSFENFLEGDSNRLARNAGIAVANKPGGTSFNPLLIFGGVGLGKTHLAHAIGVDIKDKYPEKTVLYISAEKFTQQYIDSVKKNNRNDFIHFYQIIDVLIIDDVQFLSGKTGTQDVFFHIFNHLHQNGKQVILTSDKAPVDMQDIEQRLLSRFKWGLSAELQTPDFETRVSILKNKLYRDGVEMPEEIIEYVAKHIKTNVRELEGAIISLIAQSSFNKKEITINLAKDIVEKFVKNTKREVSIDYIQKVVSDYFQMDVNTLQSKTRKRHIVQARQLAMFFAKKYTKASLASIGSQIGQRDHATVLHACKTVDNLSSTDKQFRKYVEDLSKKLAL
- a CDS encoding low molecular weight protein-tyrosine-phosphatase, with the translated sequence MTRILMVCLGNICRSPLAHGILQSKLSDDSFYVDSAVTAAYHIGNSPDNRSIKVAKTRGINISTQSARQFKVLDFDAFDYIYAMDNSNYTNIISLARNSDDIGKVKLFLEINSDIANKNVPDPYYGELSDFEYVFNLVDETCDILADKLKG
- a CDS encoding PQQ-dependent sugar dehydrogenase; translation: MKSLSLLTLSLFFCFNLSYTQDLELELFSTGLNNPVNLKHAGDQRLFAAEQNGIIKIINSNGSVVSAPFLDISGRVESGGNEEGLLGLAFHPDYATNGYFFVNYIKDVVGAFDNETVISRFTRSNSNPSLGDPNSEFVILTYTQPYSNHNGGDLAFGADGYLYISSGDGGSGGDPDGNSQNTTNLLGNILRIDVNNTTAALNYSIPSDNPFVGSSTIRPEIWAYGLRNPWKFSFDRLNNDIWIADVGQGNYEEINRASGSLGGLNYGWRCYEGNSIFNSNNCPSSSTLTFPVSGYNHFGDGEFKCSITGGYVYRGPTYTPFTGSYFFADYCSSEIGFITYNSTLDNWDMTLEEFTGNWSAFGEDVDGEIYVSDIQSGNIYKITDALLSIDENKINSIPIYPNPVKDRLNIDFSNYHSATSTEIVIYSIHGKIVKSVNLDSENIQKIDTSELANGIYLLKINSNNGDQSTHKLVIN
- a CDS encoding SAM-dependent methyltransferase encodes the protein MTTNKGKLYLIPTRLGDNPPLEVLPISIKKIIEENNYYIVENEKTARRFIKRVSPSKSQPSLKLQVLNKYTTEEERNTYLNICLEGTSVGLLSEVGCPAIADPGSDIVSLAHQMNIQVVPLVGPSSIILALMASGMNGQSFTFNGYLPIDKSERKSKLKSLERLSLEHNQAQIFIETPYRNMKMLEDLANSLQPNTRVCVACDLTLPTEYIKTKAAKDWRHNKEDLHKRPAIFIIQKD
- a CDS encoding peptidoglycan-binding protein LysM; this encodes MNINSVKNFILPFSICLLIALALYPDSSLIPEAYSTEGLELNYNISEELAMVSEEEPIKQNMFTPYLGKSFEGFKEALAFKESRGDYFTVNTLGYLGKYQFGSETLKIIGIYNPNQFLYNPELQEKAFIANAERNKWVLRKDIKRFEGKLIGGVEVTESGILAAAHLAGPGSVKKYLRSYGGNNFADAYGSTVKHYMKKFSGYDTSMLIPDKKAKVTL